A genomic region of Colletotrichum destructivum chromosome 1, complete sequence contains the following coding sequences:
- a CDS encoding Putative trimeric LpxA-like superfamily, maltose/galactoside acetyltransferase, with product MRYSHTHDAQTQPKRAPMQQLVMDIRSIDREENRRRMRNGELYWAFTPDLIADRKRCKTACDKLNNAGDMSRRTLIGLWKDINGDTIPLPPPRIRRDEDDALLEEYPWIDTPIKMDYGYNVKLGDNVYVNSNSTWVDTCLITVGSRTLIGPNCSFYSGEHPLDPTLRNGTRGPESGKPITIGEDCWFGGNVIVLPGVTIGRGVTVGAGSVVTKDVPDYVCVVGNPARIIKKIVPSQPLVTGSAPSLSTNINYSSTM from the exons ATGCGATACTCACATACACACGACGCGCAGACTCAGCCCAAACGCGCACCCATGCAGCAGCTGGTCATGGACATCCGCTCCATCGACAGGGAGGAGAACCGTCGGCGCATGAGGAACGGCGAGCTCTACTGGGCCTTCACCCCggacctcatcgccgaccGGAAACGGTGCAAGACGGCCTGCGACAAGCTCAACAACGCTGGCGACATGAGCCGCCGCACCCTCATCGGACTGTGGAAAGA CATCAACGGAGACACGatccctcttcctccaccgCGTATCCGCCgggatgaggacgatgccctcctcgaggagtACCCATGGATCGATACCCCCATAAAGATGGACTACGGCTACAACGTAAA ACTGGGCGACAACGTGTACGTCAACTCCAACAGCACGTGGGTAGACACCTGCCTCATCACCGTGGGCTCGCGCACTCTCATCGGCCCCAACTGCTCCTTCTACAGCGGTGAGCACCCGCTGGACCCCACCCTGCGCAACGGCACCCGTGGCCCAGAAAGCGGGAAGcccatcaccatcggcgAGGACTGTTGGTTCGGCGGAAACGTCATCGTGCTGCCGGGCGTCACCATCGGCCGCGGCGTCACCGTCGGCGCAGGGAGCGTAGTGACCAAGGACGTGCCGGACTACGTGTGCGTCGTCGGCAACCCGGCGCGGATAATTAAAAAGATTGTGCCGTCGCAGCCATTGGTCACggggtcggcgccgtcgttaTCGACCAATATCAATTATAGCTCTACGATGTAG
- a CDS encoding Putative transmembrane protein → MSQRARNYPPDNYNTPSFPSINWQLRDLTADHRWSLFHISDIWRFTVLWTTIIYAVVHLGAAAITIAMHTNKRGSLTYLWAVPLLYLIVSGVQALVAGSVVGLILGAVYNAGFFSMSTWIPLLWGAINVLVLIIASFTIQGGL, encoded by the exons atgTCGCAACGGGCGCGCAACTACCCCCCCGATAACTACAACACGCCATCGTTCCCCAGCATCAACTGGCAGCTTCGGGACCTGACAGCGGATCACCGATGGAGCCTCTTCCACATCAGCGACATCTGGCGCTTCACCGTGTTATGGACCACCATCATCTACGCCGTCGTgcacctcggcgccgcggccatcaccatcgccatgCACACCAACAAGCGGGGGTCGCTGACGTACCTCTGGGCCGTGCCGCTGCTATATCTCATTGTGTCGGGTGTGCAAGCGCTGGTCGCGGGCAGCGTTGTCGGGCTCAT cctcggcgccgtctacAACGCTGGTTTCTTTTCCATGTCGACCTGGATCCCACTGCTCTGGGGCGCCATCAACGTGCTGGTCCTCATTATTGCGTCCTTCACGATCCAGGGCGGCCTATGA